In Alkalihalobacterium alkalinitrilicum, a genomic segment contains:
- a CDS encoding MBL fold metallo-hydrolase produces the protein MSNVKDMTAKDIMERIVNNKELFILDVRNESDFQDWKIEGKSFSYLNMPYFELIEGVDSIIERLPKDQDIVVVCAKGGSSAFVGEMIVEAGFNGVYSLIDGMKAWSEHLHQVRIYEDEKIKVDQFIRIGKGCLSYMVTSDDQALIVDPSRFTDVYIDAAKKEGATITHIVDSHLHADHISGGHELAEDLGAKYFLMKSEGAICDFEALENYEKIEFNNIKLEVLAVKTPGHTPGSVSFFVNDKLLFSGDTIFVSGLGRPDLGNKVREWADDLYHTIYDKVATIADDVIVLPGHYANYVEEVNDKEFIGDHLGNIRARNEKMFSMTKDSFLDHVEQSASSVKPPNFEEIIAINRGVERADKDRKQELEIGPNHCAVHHTH, from the coding sequence ATGAGTAATGTAAAAGATATGACAGCAAAAGATATTATGGAACGTATCGTTAATAATAAAGAACTTTTTATCCTTGATGTCCGTAATGAATCAGACTTTCAAGATTGGAAAATAGAAGGTAAGTCATTTTCTTATCTAAATATGCCATATTTTGAACTAATTGAAGGTGTTGACTCGATTATAGAACGATTACCAAAGGATCAAGATATTGTTGTTGTATGTGCTAAGGGTGGCTCATCTGCATTTGTAGGAGAGATGATCGTTGAAGCTGGGTTTAACGGAGTTTATTCGTTAATTGATGGAATGAAAGCGTGGAGTGAGCATTTACACCAAGTTCGTATTTATGAAGACGAAAAAATCAAAGTCGACCAATTTATCCGTATTGGAAAAGGTTGTCTATCCTATATGGTTACATCCGATGATCAAGCATTAATTGTAGACCCAAGTCGCTTTACCGATGTATATATTGATGCTGCGAAAAAAGAAGGAGCAACGATTACACATATTGTTGATTCTCATTTACATGCTGATCACATTTCAGGAGGTCATGAACTAGCGGAAGACTTAGGCGCAAAGTATTTTCTCATGAAGAGTGAAGGAGCAATATGTGACTTTGAAGCATTAGAAAACTATGAAAAGATCGAGTTTAACAATATTAAATTAGAAGTATTAGCGGTAAAAACACCAGGACATACACCTGGTAGTGTCTCGTTCTTCGTCAACGACAAATTATTATTCTCAGGAGACACCATTTTCGTAAGTGGATTAGGTCGTCCAGACTTAGGAAATAAAGTTCGTGAATGGGCCGATGATTTATATCACACCATTTATGATAAAGTAGCTACTATTGCTGATGATGTTATCGTTCTTCCAGGTCACTACGCTAATTATGTAGAGGAAGTAAATGACAAAGAATTTATTGGCGACCATTTAGGAAATATTCGTGCTCGAAATGAAAAAATGTTTTCGATGACAAAAGATTCATTTCTAGATCATGTGGAACAATCTGCGTCTTCTGTTAAACCACCGAACTTTGAAGAAATTATTGCGATTAACCGTGGAGTTGAACGAGCAGATAAAGATCGGAAGCAAGAGTTAGAAATTGGACCAAACCACTGTGCAGTACACCATACTCACTAA